The following are encoded together in the Anaerostipes caccae L1-92 genome:
- a CDS encoding DUF2974 domain-containing protein encodes MSTNIFDYLAWRGDLSFQECRINEVDSLILSCLSYIRFPGIVPGISESGSVTIKEASDAFFSQDRENRRTRTKEDERLLRMLGESRRFGPLRLSRYADRLSREQEKQFSAVTILFEDHSAFFAFRGADSTLVGWKEDFNMAFMPVIPAQKEALEYLIRGAEQTGGPLLCGGHSKGGNLAVFATSACPKAMQRRIQTVYNHDGPGFEKEMLKSEGYLSVSDRIHTFLPQSSVVGMLLDHEDDYTVIHSTQTGLLQHDPYSWEVMGPEFIRVKSVSTSSEFIDRTLKNWLSGLSSSERKDFFNSLYQIFSATDAETLQDLPVCWIKNFRKVSKRLLDVSPENRRMLHRTFFRLLDAGKEALLKEL; translated from the coding sequence ATGTCCACAAATATTTTTGATTATCTGGCCTGGAGGGGAGATTTAAGTTTTCAGGAATGTAGGATCAATGAGGTTGACAGCCTGATCCTGTCCTGTCTTTCCTACATCCGCTTCCCTGGCATTGTCCCCGGTATCTCGGAATCCGGCTCGGTGACAATCAAGGAGGCATCCGATGCATTTTTCTCTCAGGACAGAGAAAACCGCCGTACCAGAACGAAAGAAGATGAAAGACTGCTTAGAATGCTCGGAGAGAGCAGACGCTTTGGGCCGCTGAGACTTTCACGTTATGCCGACCGTTTAAGCCGGGAACAGGAAAAACAGTTTTCCGCCGTTACGATTCTGTTTGAGGATCACAGCGCCTTTTTTGCATTTCGCGGGGCAGACAGCACACTTGTCGGTTGGAAAGAAGACTTTAACATGGCATTTATGCCTGTGATTCCCGCCCAGAAGGAAGCCTTGGAGTATTTGATCCGGGGAGCAGAGCAGACCGGCGGTCCACTTTTATGCGGAGGACACTCAAAAGGAGGAAATCTGGCTGTCTTCGCGACGTCTGCCTGCCCAAAAGCCATGCAGAGGCGCATACAGACAGTCTACAATCATGACGGTCCGGGCTTTGAAAAAGAAATGTTAAAAAGCGAAGGCTATCTTTCTGTATCAGACCGCATCCATACCTTCCTTCCCCAGTCTTCGGTCGTAGGCATGCTTCTGGACCATGAAGACGATTATACTGTCATTCACAGCACACAGACCGGACTTTTACAGCACGATCCATATTCCTGGGAGGTCATGGGACCTGAGTTTATCCGGGTAAAGTCAGTCAGCACCTCCTCCGAATTTATTGACCGCACATTAAAAAACTGGCTATCCGGCCTCAGCAGCTCCGAACGAAAAGATTTTTTCAACAGCCTTTATCAGATTTTCTCAGCCACAGATGCGGAGACACTTCAGGACCTGCCGGTCTGCTGGATCAAAAATTTTCGTAAGGTTTCCAAACGTCTGCTGGATGTTTCTCCGGAAAACCGCCGCATGCTCCACCGCACTTTTTTCAGGCTTCTGGATGCTGGGAAAGAAGCATTGCTGAAGGAGCTTTAA
- a CDS encoding nucleoside/nucleotide kinase family protein, with protein MKNWKEYVFDVNGFQINTVYSGEAIETIFLPMLRKLTGMQKKLGRRLIVFLAAPPAVGKTTLSKFLEYLALQHEDLTEIQAIGLDGFHYHSDYINSHNAVVMGKEVPMKKVKGCPETYDTKKLEDKLKKIKEEDILWPIYDRNIHDVVEDVEKITKDIVLIEGNWLLLDEEPWKTLKDTADYTIMIRSEEETLKERLIGRKMKGGLTREEAEDWYINSDSVNVRRVLETSLDGDLMLKVEADGDYIGG; from the coding sequence ATGAAAAATTGGAAAGAGTATGTGTTTGATGTCAACGGATTTCAGATCAATACGGTTTACAGCGGGGAAGCCATAGAAACCATTTTTCTGCCCATGCTGAGAAAGCTCACCGGGATGCAGAAAAAACTGGGCCGGAGACTGATCGTATTTCTGGCGGCGCCGCCGGCAGTGGGAAAGACGACATTGTCCAAGTTTCTGGAATATCTGGCTTTGCAGCATGAAGATCTGACAGAGATACAGGCTATAGGCCTGGACGGTTTCCACTACCATTCAGATTACATCAATTCCCACAATGCGGTCGTGATGGGAAAAGAAGTGCCGATGAAGAAAGTCAAGGGATGCCCGGAAACATACGATACTAAAAAACTGGAAGACAAGCTGAAAAAGATTAAAGAAGAGGACATTCTGTGGCCCATATATGACAGAAACATCCACGATGTGGTGGAAGATGTAGAAAAGATCACGAAGGACATTGTGCTGATCGAAGGCAACTGGCTGCTTCTTGACGAGGAGCCGTGGAAGACATTAAAGGATACCGCAGATTATACAATAATGATCCGCTCAGAAGAAGAGACGTTAAAGGAACGGCTGATCGGAAGAAAGATGAAGGGCGGACTTACGAGAGAAGAGGCAGAGGACTGGTACATAAACAGCGACAGCGTGAATGTGAGAAGGGTTTTGGAGACTTCTCTGGACGGGGATCTGATGTTAAAAGTAGAAGCAGACGGAGATTATATAGGAGGATAA
- a CDS encoding DMT family transporter translates to MNQNTKGVIFTMLGGIFWGISGIIGKYLFDEKQLTAVWLVTLRLLSAGLLMLMLAAVQKKGDIFRVWKKKRTAVSQLVFCLFGMTACQMSYFLAIQYSNPGTATVLQYIAPALIMLFCLAVEKRKPKRLEVIVLVCVIAGVFLLATHGDPGSLAVTGRALFWGLAAAVALAVYNIQPEKLLNEFGSMETVGWGMFIGGLLMIPVTGFFHVPGIWDMTTVLLALAVIIFGTVIPFGCYLEGVCLLGPVRASMFACVEPLVAAVMSALLLGEVFVGVDVLGFALIIGGVTSLAVFDRS, encoded by the coding sequence ATGAACCAAAATACAAAAGGTGTAATCTTTACGATGCTGGGCGGAATCTTCTGGGGGATTTCCGGGATTATCGGGAAATATCTGTTTGACGAAAAGCAGCTCACGGCCGTCTGGCTTGTGACGCTGAGGCTTTTGTCAGCAGGACTGCTTATGCTTATGCTGGCGGCAGTCCAGAAGAAGGGGGATATATTCCGTGTCTGGAAAAAGAAACGGACGGCAGTCAGCCAGCTGGTATTTTGTCTGTTTGGGATGACAGCCTGCCAGATGTCTTATTTTCTTGCAATCCAGTATTCTAACCCGGGGACAGCCACGGTGCTCCAGTACATTGCCCCGGCGCTGATCATGCTGTTCTGTCTGGCAGTGGAAAAGAGAAAGCCGAAGCGCCTGGAAGTGATTGTTTTAGTCTGCGTTATAGCCGGTGTTTTCCTGCTGGCGACTCACGGAGATCCGGGCAGCCTGGCTGTCACAGGCAGGGCTTTGTTCTGGGGACTTGCGGCTGCCGTGGCTCTGGCTGTCTATAACATTCAGCCGGAAAAGCTCCTCAATGAGTTTGGGTCCATGGAGACCGTGGGATGGGGGATGTTTATAGGGGGACTTCTTATGATACCTGTGACGGGATTTTTTCATGTACCCGGTATATGGGATATGACAACGGTCCTTTTGGCACTGGCCGTTATCATCTTCGGAACGGTGATTCCGTTTGGATGTTATCTGGAAGGCGTCTGTCTGCTGGGACCCGTGAGAGCCAGTATGTTTGCGTGTGTGGAACCGCTGGTGGCGGCAGTCATGTCCGCGCTGCTGCTGGGAGAGGTCTTTGTCGGTGTGGATGTTCTGGGATTCGCCCTGATCATAGGAGGGGTAACATCCCTGGCAGTGTTTGACCGGTCGTAA
- the glpK gene encoding glycerol kinase GlpK, with protein sequence MERYIMALDAGTTSNRCILFNREGKICSVAQKEFTQIFPNPGWVEHDADEIWSTQLGVAVEAMQKIGVTAEQIAGIGITNQRETTILWDKETGEPIYNAIVWQCRRTSQLCDSLKEQGLEEKIRDKTGLIIDAYFSGTKVKWILDHVEGARERAQKGEILFGTVETWLIWKLTKGKVHVTDYSNASRTMLFNIKDLTWDKEILEILDIPEAMLPKPVQSSEIYGEADPSYFGGAVPIAGAAGDQQAALFGQTCFKAGEAKNTYGTGGFLLMNTGRMPVNSQHGLLTTIAWGLDGKVDYALEGSIFVAGAAIQWLRDELKLIDSSQDSEYMAQKVKDSNGCYVVPAFTGLGAPHWDQYARGTILGITRGVNKCHIIRATLESIAFQVNDVLKAMEADGGIHLSSLKVDGGASQNNLLMQMQADISGAPVHRPACVETTAMGAAYLAGLAVGYWDSKEKLSENMEIDCVFEPQISEEEREKKVSGWKRAVRYSYGWAKEE encoded by the coding sequence ATGGAGAGATACATTATGGCACTGGATGCGGGAACAACGAGCAACCGGTGTATCCTGTTCAACAGAGAAGGCAAGATCTGCAGTGTGGCTCAGAAGGAATTCACTCAGATATTTCCGAATCCGGGATGGGTGGAGCATGATGCGGACGAGATCTGGTCTACGCAGCTTGGAGTGGCGGTGGAGGCCATGCAGAAGATCGGTGTCACGGCGGAACAGATTGCAGGCATCGGCATCACCAACCAGAGGGAAACTACGATCCTTTGGGACAAGGAGACAGGGGAGCCGATCTACAATGCCATTGTGTGGCAGTGCCGCAGGACCTCACAGCTCTGTGATTCCCTGAAAGAACAGGGACTGGAAGAAAAGATACGGGATAAGACCGGTTTGATCATCGATGCCTATTTTTCCGGGACGAAGGTCAAGTGGATTCTGGACCACGTGGAAGGAGCAAGGGAGAGGGCGCAAAAGGGAGAGATTCTCTTTGGAACCGTGGAGACATGGCTGATCTGGAAACTCACAAAAGGAAAAGTCCATGTGACGGATTATTCCAATGCGTCCAGAACCATGCTGTTTAATATCAAAGATCTCACATGGGATAAGGAGATCCTTGAGATTCTTGACATCCCGGAAGCGATGCTTCCGAAACCTGTCCAGTCAAGTGAGATATACGGTGAGGCAGACCCGTCATATTTCGGCGGTGCGGTTCCTATCGCGGGCGCGGCGGGAGACCAGCAGGCGGCTCTGTTCGGACAGACCTGCTTTAAGGCGGGCGAAGCCAAGAATACATATGGCACGGGAGGATTCCTTCTCATGAATACAGGCCGGATGCCTGTAAATTCCCAGCACGGACTCCTGACAACCATCGCATGGGGACTGGACGGTAAGGTGGACTATGCGCTGGAAGGATCTATTTTTGTGGCGGGAGCTGCCATCCAGTGGCTGAGGGATGAGTTAAAACTCATCGATTCTTCCCAGGATTCTGAGTATATGGCCCAAAAAGTGAAGGACAGCAACGGCTGTTATGTAGTGCCGGCGTTTACGGGACTGGGTGCTCCTCACTGGGACCAGTATGCCAGGGGAACGATCCTCGGCATTACCCGCGGAGTCAATAAGTGCCACATTATTAGGGCGACATTAGAGTCTATTGCATTTCAGGTCAATGATGTGCTGAAGGCTATGGAGGCCGACGGAGGCATTCATTTAAGTTCTCTCAAGGTAGACGGAGGCGCCAGCCAGAACAATCTTTTAATGCAGATGCAGGCAGATATCAGCGGTGCCCCGGTACACCGTCCGGCCTGTGTGGAGACGACAGCTATGGGAGCGGCATACCTGGCAGGCCTTGCAGTCGGCTATTGGGATAGCAAAGAGAAGCTGTCCGAGAACATGGAGATCGACTGTGTCTTTGAACCTCAGATCAGTGAGGAAGAAAGAGAGAAAAAAGTATCCGGATGGAAACGGGCAGTCCGCTATTCATACG
- a CDS encoding SIR2 family NAD-dependent protein deacylase, which produces MGTENQRVLKQKLSQAEAIVIGAGAGMSAAAGLLYSGERFEKNFKDFIERYGLRDMYSAGFYPFPSPEEKWAYWSRHIYLNRYDMPSGKAYTDLFQAVRDKNYFVLTTNVDHQFWLSGFEDRRIFAVQGDYGLFQCKKACHPKLYDNETQVRAMVRKQRNCRIPKSLIPKCPVCGGEMEVNIRKDEYFIEDEKWHEAAGRYKRFLSENRDKRILFLELGVGMNTPGIIKYPFWQLTAENPKAVYVCVNSGEAYSPREIEAQSICIDGDIGKLIDICVSSQKIDLIDEKRILAIKKWIWGLH; this is translated from the coding sequence ATGGGGACAGAAAATCAAAGGGTGTTAAAACAAAAGCTTTCGCAGGCAGAAGCCATTGTAATTGGCGCAGGCGCAGGGATGTCGGCGGCAGCCGGACTGCTGTATTCCGGAGAACGGTTTGAGAAGAATTTTAAGGACTTCATAGAGCGGTACGGACTCAGAGATATGTATTCCGCAGGTTTTTATCCGTTTCCTTCCCCGGAAGAAAAGTGGGCTTACTGGAGCAGGCATATTTATTTAAACCGATATGATATGCCCTCAGGAAAAGCATATACAGATCTGTTTCAGGCAGTGAGAGATAAAAATTATTTCGTGCTGACAACCAACGTAGATCATCAGTTTTGGCTGTCCGGATTTGAGGATCGGAGAATTTTTGCCGTCCAGGGAGATTACGGCCTGTTTCAGTGTAAAAAAGCGTGCCATCCGAAGCTCTACGATAATGAGACTCAGGTGAGGGCCATGGTACGGAAGCAGAGGAACTGCAGGATACCAAAGTCCCTGATACCAAAATGTCCGGTCTGCGGCGGAGAAATGGAAGTAAACATTAGGAAAGATGAATATTTCATAGAAGATGAGAAGTGGCATGAGGCGGCCGGACGTTATAAAAGATTTCTCAGTGAGAACAGAGACAAAAGAATCCTGTTTTTGGAACTTGGCGTCGGAATGAATACACCGGGGATTATAAAGTACCCTTTCTGGCAGCTGACTGCGGAGAATCCAAAGGCAGTCTATGTCTGCGTCAATTCCGGGGAAGCGTACTCTCCGAGGGAAATAGAAGCGCAGTCGATTTGTATTGACGGGGATATTGGGAAACTTATAGATATTTGTGTTTCGAGTCAGAAAATTGATTTGATTGACGAAAAAAGAATTCTTGCAATTAAGAAGTGGATATGGGGGTTACACTGA
- a CDS encoding metallophosphoesterase: protein MYLLFFILPILILIPAGIYLYIFFRRILSLFLKRDVRMVKVLSAVLALACVFSAWPAYGWGGVAVLHLVGVSLVLELINLLLKRTPFVFKKWDLIYRSGILSFLIIAVVFSYGYINMQQIKKTSYRIGTPKIQQEETLRIALMSDIHLGVTMSAKDLENWCGKIQSQEPDLVLLTGDIFDEDTKREEMERAAKALGYMKSTYGSFYVYGNHDSNQYREKPEYTSGYLRNTLEKAGVRVLEDEVFKTGKDICIIGRKDAGDRDRKSLKEIMKDAPEKSFRILMDHQPGDLKENNRQGIDLQVSGHTHAGQIWPTGQLMQLLGINEINYGYRKTGNLQTVVTSGMAGWGYPIRTGGHCEYVIIDVVLKK, encoded by the coding sequence TTGTACTTATTATTTTTTATACTGCCGATCCTGATTCTCATACCGGCAGGGATTTATTTATATATTTTCTTCCGCAGGATTTTAAGCCTTTTCTTAAAAAGAGACGTACGCATGGTGAAAGTGCTGAGTGCGGTTTTGGCACTGGCTTGTGTGTTTTCAGCATGGCCGGCCTATGGATGGGGAGGAGTGGCGGTCCTGCATCTTGTGGGAGTCTCTCTGGTCCTTGAGCTGATCAATCTTCTCTTAAAAAGAACGCCGTTTGTTTTCAAGAAATGGGATCTGATTTACAGAAGCGGGATACTGTCTTTTCTCATCATTGCGGTTGTCTTTTCCTACGGATATATTAATATGCAGCAGATTAAGAAGACCAGTTACAGGATCGGGACTCCTAAGATACAGCAGGAGGAAACGCTCAGAATAGCTCTCATGTCAGACATCCATCTGGGTGTTACGATGAGTGCCAAAGATCTGGAGAATTGGTGCGGCAAAATACAGAGTCAGGAGCCGGATCTGGTTCTTTTGACTGGAGATATCTTCGATGAGGATACAAAGAGAGAAGAGATGGAACGGGCGGCCAAAGCTTTGGGATATATGAAGAGTACTTATGGAAGTTTTTATGTATATGGGAATCATGATTCCAATCAGTACAGGGAAAAGCCGGAGTACACTTCTGGTTATCTCAGGAATACGTTAGAAAAAGCCGGAGTCCGTGTGCTGGAGGATGAGGTGTTTAAGACAGGGAAGGATATCTGTATCATCGGGAGAAAGGATGCCGGTGACCGGGACCGGAAGAGTCTGAAAGAGATCATGAAAGATGCACCGGAAAAAAGTTTCAGAATCCTGATGGATCACCAGCCCGGAGATCTGAAGGAAAATAACAGGCAGGGCATCGATCTTCAGGTGTCCGGACATACCCATGCCGGGCAGATCTGGCCGACCGGGCAGCTGATGCAGCTTCTTGGAATCAATGAGATCAACTATGGTTACCGGAAGACCGGGAACCTCCAGACCGTGGTGACATCCGGCATGGCGGGATGGGGGTATCCGATCCGCACGGGAGGCCACTGTGAATACGTGATCATAGATGTGGTGTTAAAGAAATGA
- a CDS encoding protein-ADP-ribose hydrolase: MTHDEQRKYLIQKLLDEDIQYKDVVIPADVQQQKLLLRSLMNVRPPKAVSREFMEVQDNYLSNERDAAGVVDAASLPVVPQYPRLVLWQGDITVLNCDAIVNAANSQMCGCFRALHSCIDNIVHTKAGIALRLKCNEIMQKQGREEPAGQAKITPAYNLPCKYILHTVGPIIETGYPSEQQKEQLASCYRSCLQLASEYGCKSIAFCCISTGVFMFPNREAAEIAIKTVKDVLAVDTRIERVIFNVYKDLDKEIYEKLLAVN, from the coding sequence ATGACACATGACGAGCAAAGAAAATATCTGATTCAGAAACTTCTTGATGAGGATATTCAGTATAAAGATGTGGTTATTCCAGCAGATGTGCAGCAGCAAAAATTACTGCTGCGCAGTTTAATGAATGTTAGACCGCCAAAGGCTGTCAGCCGGGAATTTATGGAAGTGCAGGATAACTACTTGTCCAATGAACGTGATGCAGCAGGAGTTGTTGATGCGGCATCCCTTCCCGTGGTTCCTCAATATCCGCGTCTTGTATTATGGCAGGGTGATATTACCGTGTTAAACTGTGATGCGATTGTAAATGCAGCGAATAGTCAGATGTGTGGATGTTTCCGGGCTTTGCACTCCTGTATCGATAATATCGTGCATACAAAAGCCGGTATTGCCCTGCGTCTGAAATGCAATGAGATTATGCAGAAACAAGGCCGCGAAGAACCTGCCGGGCAGGCGAAGATTACACCAGCATACAATTTGCCGTGCAAATATATACTTCACACCGTTGGCCCAATCATCGAAACGGGATATCCAAGTGAGCAGCAGAAAGAGCAGCTCGCGTCCTGCTATCGTTCCTGTTTACAGCTTGCATCTGAATACGGGTGCAAGAGCATTGCTTTTTGCTGTATCTCAACCGGCGTTTTTATGTTTCCAAACCGGGAGGCAGCCGAGATTGCGATTAAGACAGTCAAAGATGTTCTCGCTGTGGATACAAGGATTGAGAGAGTTATCTTTAATGTATACAAAGACTTAGATAAAGAAATCTACGAAAAATTACTTGCGGTAAATTGA
- a CDS encoding zinc-binding dehydrogenase produces the protein MKSTAAVLAGKNQVYVKEVELPEIGEEELLVKVVSNSICLSTYKAALRGGEHKRVPDDLSPEHPTITGHEFGGYIVEVGEKLKDRFKPGEKFVLQPAMGLPSGYSAGYSYEYYGGNATYCIIPKVSIDIGCVLPYDGDYFANASLAEPMSCIIGAFHATYHTTPYVYEHRMGLKDGGSVALLGCAGPMGIGAIDYALNGPYNSKRIVVTDINEERLERAKSLITPEDAASKGVELIYVNTAGKENAVEELKELNGGKGYDEVFVFAPVESLIEMGDDLLGNDGCLNFFAGPTDNNFKAKYNFYNVHYEGTHICGTSGGAPADMIESLELSAAGKINPSYMVTHIGGIDAAPDTILNLPKLPGGKKLIYPHIKMELTAIEDFEKLGKENEMFAHLAEICKANNNVWCKEAEEYLLDTLAPEK, from the coding sequence ATGAAATCAACAGCAGCAGTTCTGGCAGGGAAAAATCAGGTATATGTAAAAGAAGTGGAGCTTCCGGAAATCGGGGAAGAAGAACTTTTGGTAAAGGTTGTGTCAAACAGCATCTGCCTTTCAACTTATAAGGCGGCACTGAGAGGCGGGGAGCACAAGAGAGTGCCGGATGATCTGAGTCCGGAGCACCCGACGATTACCGGCCATGAGTTTGGCGGATACATCGTAGAAGTGGGAGAAAAGCTGAAAGACCGCTTCAAGCCGGGAGAGAAATTCGTACTTCAGCCGGCTATGGGACTTCCGAGCGGATATTCTGCCGGATACAGCTACGAATACTATGGAGGAAATGCAACTTACTGCATCATTCCGAAGGTTTCCATCGACATTGGATGCGTACTTCCATATGACGGTGATTATTTTGCAAATGCGTCTCTGGCAGAGCCGATGTCATGTATCATCGGGGCATTTCACGCTACCTACCACACAACACCATATGTGTATGAGCACAGAATGGGATTAAAGGACGGTGGAAGTGTTGCGCTGTTAGGATGTGCTGGCCCGATGGGAATCGGAGCCATTGATTATGCATTAAATGGACCGTACAATTCAAAGCGCATCGTTGTAACAGATATCAATGAAGAAAGGCTTGAGAGGGCAAAATCCCTGATCACTCCGGAGGATGCGGCATCTAAGGGCGTGGAACTCATCTATGTGAACACCGCAGGAAAAGAAAATGCGGTAGAAGAACTGAAAGAATTAAACGGCGGAAAGGGATACGATGAGGTGTTCGTATTCGCACCGGTAGAATCCCTCATCGAGATGGGAGACGACCTTTTAGGAAACGACGGCTGCCTGAATTTCTTTGCAGGTCCTACGGACAACAACTTCAAGGCAAAGTATAATTTCTACAATGTCCACTATGAAGGAACCCATATCTGCGGAACTTCAGGGGGAGCGCCTGCGGATATGATCGAGTCTCTGGAACTGTCTGCGGCTGGAAAGATCAATCCGTCTTACATGGTCACACACATTGGAGGCATTGACGCGGCACCGGATACGATCCTGAATCTGCCGAAGCTTCCGGGAGGCAAAAAGCTGATTTACCCTCATATCAAGATGGAGTTGACTGCCATCGAAGATTTTGAGAAACTGGGAAAAGAAAACGAAATGTTTGCACATCTGGCGGAGATCTGCAAGGCAAACAACAATGTGTGGTGCAAAGAGGCAGAAGAATATCTTCTCGATACTTTAGCGCCGGAAAAATAA
- a CDS encoding aldo/keto reductase: MRYRMLGNTGLEISEIGLGCEGFVGKDEHETEELLNLAQKKGINYLDLYTPDSDLRDRIGKMLKGRREEFFLQGHLCTIWRDGQYKRTRQIDEVREGFEDMLQRLCTDSLEVGMIHYVDSLKDWKEVYEGPVMQYARELKAQGKIRHIGLSSHNPEAAMEAVKSREIEVLMFSINPCYDLQPAGENCEALWDDKNYKGDLVNMDPAREELYEMCSKQGVGITVMKAFGGGDLLSEELSPAGRALTPSQCIHYALTRPAAASVLAGAHTAEELSDSLRYEEAGEDEKDYARALAEFPNISWKGHCMYCGHCAPCPKGIEVASVTKFLNLAKAQDDVPETVREHYAVLEHKASECIGCGICENRCPFEVSIIENMKKAAEIFAQ, translated from the coding sequence ATGAGATATCGTATGCTTGGGAATACAGGGCTTGAGATCAGTGAGATCGGGCTTGGATGTGAGGGATTTGTAGGAAAAGACGAACATGAAACAGAAGAACTCTTAAATCTGGCACAGAAAAAAGGAATAAATTATTTAGACCTATATACGCCTGATTCGGATCTCAGAGATCGAATCGGAAAGATGCTGAAAGGAAGGAGAGAAGAGTTTTTCCTTCAGGGGCATCTCTGTACGATTTGGAGGGACGGACAATATAAGCGCACCAGACAGATTGATGAAGTCAGGGAAGGATTCGAAGATATGCTTCAAAGACTATGTACCGATTCTTTGGAAGTAGGGATGATACACTATGTAGATTCCTTAAAAGACTGGAAGGAAGTATACGAGGGCCCGGTCATGCAGTATGCCAGAGAACTGAAGGCTCAGGGAAAGATTCGCCATATCGGGCTGAGCAGCCACAATCCGGAGGCTGCCATGGAAGCTGTAAAGAGCAGAGAGATCGAGGTTCTTATGTTCAGCATCAATCCTTGCTATGATCTGCAGCCCGCCGGGGAAAACTGTGAGGCATTATGGGATGACAAAAATTATAAAGGGGATCTTGTGAATATGGACCCGGCCAGGGAGGAGCTGTATGAAATGTGCAGTAAACAGGGTGTGGGCATTACCGTCATGAAAGCTTTCGGAGGAGGGGATCTGCTGAGTGAGGAATTATCACCCGCAGGCAGAGCGCTGACACCGAGTCAATGCATTCACTATGCACTTACCAGGCCTGCCGCAGCATCTGTCCTGGCTGGGGCTCACACTGCCGAAGAACTTTCAGACAGTCTGAGGTATGAAGAGGCAGGCGAAGATGAGAAGGATTACGCCCGTGCCCTGGCTGAGTTTCCGAATATCAGCTGGAAAGGCCACTGTATGTACTGCGGCCACTGCGCGCCTTGTCCGAAGGGAATTGAGGTGGCCTCTGTCACTAAGTTTTTAAATCTGGCAAAGGCTCAGGATGATGTTCCTGAAACAGTGAGAGAACACTATGCGGTTCTGGAACATAAGGCATCAGAGTGCATTGGATGCGGTATTTGTGAGAATCGGTGTCCGTTTGAAGTGTCCATCATTGAAAACATGAAAAAAGCCGCTGAAATATTCGCACAATAA
- a CDS encoding winged helix-turn-helix transcriptional regulator encodes MSKKRNIPECPVEMTLQLIGDKWKVLIIRDLLTGTKRFSELMRSVTGITQKVLTSNLRSMEADGLVNRKVYPQVPPKVEYSLTETGLSLKPILDSMVQWGTEYRDKMHRSETSFL; translated from the coding sequence ATGTCAAAAAAACGAAACATCCCGGAATGTCCTGTGGAAATGACACTGCAGCTGATCGGTGACAAATGGAAGGTCTTAATCATACGTGATCTTTTGACCGGAACGAAACGGTTCAGCGAACTGATGCGCTCCGTGACCGGAATCACGCAGAAAGTCCTGACCAGCAATCTGCGCTCTATGGAAGCCGACGGACTGGTAAACCGGAAAGTCTACCCTCAGGTCCCTCCGAAAGTAGAATATTCTCTCACTGAAACCGGCCTGAGCTTAAAACCGATCCTGGACTCCATGGTGCAGTGGGGAACCGAATACAGAGACAAAATGCACCGCAGTGAGACCTCATTTCTTTAA